A region from the Chthoniobacterales bacterium genome encodes:
- a CDS encoding 5-(carboxyamino)imidazole ribonucleotide synthase, translated as MIKPEATIGLLGGGQLGRMFALAARKMGYRVHTFEPQPASPAGQISDREFTAAYDDLEQLDTFAESVDVVTFEFENIPAGVIDRIARHKPVHPRSEVLHICQNREREKNFLQQKGYPVAPFRIVASADDLQSALLEIKGDVVLKTADFGYDGKGQFKVDRPQSAEAIWGQFATPKAVLEKWIGHVCELSVVVARNATGESTCFPAAENLHSRHILDISIVPARVPAGIQKKAAELATNIAADLSLIGLLAVEFFLTADGELLINELAPRPHNSGHYTGDACVTSQFEQQLRAVCGWPFGSTRLLSPVVMVNLLGDLWKDGKLPDFLPVLREPDAKLHLYGKVEGRPGRKMGHFCVLKPSVEEALETARRIQAELKG; from the coding sequence ATGATCAAACCAGAGGCCACCATCGGGCTGCTTGGCGGCGGGCAACTAGGCCGTATGTTTGCCTTGGCAGCACGTAAAATGGGCTATCGCGTGCATACTTTTGAGCCGCAACCTGCGAGTCCGGCAGGGCAGATTTCAGACCGGGAATTCACCGCCGCCTACGACGATCTGGAGCAGCTCGACACCTTTGCGGAATCGGTGGATGTGGTCACATTCGAGTTTGAGAACATTCCAGCGGGCGTCATCGATCGCATCGCCCGTCACAAGCCGGTGCATCCACGTTCCGAGGTGCTGCACATTTGCCAAAATCGCGAGCGGGAGAAAAATTTCCTTCAGCAAAAAGGCTACCCCGTGGCTCCGTTTCGGATCGTCGCCTCCGCAGACGACTTGCAGTCCGCCCTGCTGGAGATCAAGGGCGATGTTGTCCTAAAAACAGCCGACTTCGGTTACGATGGCAAGGGCCAGTTCAAGGTCGACCGCCCGCAATCCGCCGAGGCTATCTGGGGCCAGTTTGCCACGCCGAAAGCTGTTCTGGAAAAATGGATCGGCCACGTTTGTGAGTTGTCAGTCGTCGTTGCGCGCAATGCCACAGGCGAGAGTACCTGTTTTCCTGCCGCCGAAAACCTGCACAGCCGCCACATTCTCGACATCTCCATCGTGCCTGCGCGGGTTCCTGCCGGGATTCAAAAAAAGGCCGCCGAACTGGCCACAAACATCGCCGCTGATTTGAGTTTGATTGGACTCCTGGCCGTCGAGTTTTTTCTGACGGCGGATGGCGAACTGCTCATCAACGAGCTGGCGCCCCGGCCGCATAATTCGGGTCATTACACCGGCGATGCCTGCGTCACCAGCCAGTTTGAACAACAACTCCGCGCCGTCTGCGGCTGGCCGTTTGGCTCCACGAGACTGCTCTCGCCTGTGGTCATGGTGAACCTGCTTGGGGACCTCTGGAAGGACGGAAAGCTCCCAGATTTCCTGCCGGTCCTCCGCGAGCCGGATGCCAAGCTACATCTCTACGGCAAAGTCGAGGGACGTCCCGGACGCAAAATGGGTCACTTCTGCGTGCTCAAGCCGAGCGTGGAAGAGGCCCTGGAGACCGCCCGCAGAATACAGGCGGAACTCAAAGGCTAA
- a CDS encoding peptidylprolyl isomerase yields MKFLLGSLAILFGLTLSPLQAETAPSTEKAAPLKDIRVVLHTDKGDIEATLFASKVPVTVANFLNLAEKRYYDGLTFHRVIPDFMIQGGDPKGNGTGGPGYKFADEFDPTLRFDKSGVWAMANAGPATNGSQFFITHVPTPHLNDRHTIFGQTTKGQDVVNKVEKGDKIKSIDILDDTKALFAAEATKIKEWNEGMSNN; encoded by the coding sequence ATGAAATTCCTCCTCGGCTCGCTCGCCATTCTCTTCGGACTCACCCTCTCCCCACTTCAGGCGGAGACCGCGCCATCCACCGAAAAAGCCGCGCCGCTCAAGGACATCCGGGTCGTTTTGCACACGGATAAGGGCGATATCGAGGCCACGCTTTTCGCCTCCAAAGTGCCCGTCACCGTGGCGAACTTTCTCAATCTTGCGGAGAAACGCTATTACGACGGTCTGACCTTTCACCGCGTGATCCCCGATTTCATGATTCAAGGCGGCGACCCCAAGGGCAATGGAACCGGCGGTCCGGGTTACAAATTTGCGGACGAGTTTGATCCGACTCTGCGTTTCGACAAATCGGGCGTCTGGGCCATGGCTAATGCGGGTCCGGCGACCAATGGCTCGCAATTTTTCATCACCCATGTGCCGACGCCGCACTTGAATGACCGACACACCATTTTCGGCCAGACCACGAAGGGTCAGGACGTGGTCAACAAGGTTGAAAAAGGCGACAAGATCAAATCCATTGACATCCTGGACGACACCAAGGCGCTCTTCGCGGCCGAGGCGACGAAAATCAAGGAATGGAACGAGGGAATGAGCAACAACTAG